A stretch of Treponema vincentii F0403 DNA encodes these proteins:
- a CDS encoding FapA family protein: MIHFEQIREQMKEQYEKDSSRFFVEVTGQTLEEAIDNAAVELGLRRSLIDYEILQKGASGFFVLNPKEWKIRAYEVHKIHKPNAESETAAGISAEEQAEENINKDGAAYVFCAPDGVFLKVTPPTGSGRKIALADVVEKIRDRNLAIPPDEILRPIVKECADEYVRIGHYEYLPGNDALMSVEISDDEMKAYLFVSPPMPGGADVSADMIITFLSNNRVISGVNEKRVKQFQDSPVYRENYLIAEGTAPQKGADAKILFNFETDNTQLRLKENTSGQINFKELNLIQNVIEGQPLAQKVPAEEGKSGRTVTGKYLPAAPGKDIAIPLGKNTRLAEDNLTVVAETKGQVLLIKNKINVEPIMTIEGNVSIKTGNITFLGTVYVKGNVDDGFAVKAAGNIEVKGTVGKASLDAEGDIVVSQGIAGKEGGHIRAGKSIWSKFIQNIELVEAGDMVIVSDGILNSKIIANHKVICRGKRADIIGSQVTACEGVYARNLGSPAGGSDTVISVGFDPRSKERLVILEKNLLAAEKNLTALKLDVKSLEGQKKILKELSEEKEALLKKKKELRYISETEIKELRNEIERIRDYLAALKTDGRVSVSGNIYTGVRIVIKDIIEDVRVDCKATTFFLQNGLVRYGPYEDYTNDEDVKRTPSGYSTD, translated from the coding sequence ATGATACATTTTGAACAAATTCGGGAGCAAATGAAGGAACAGTACGAAAAAGATTCCTCCCGTTTTTTTGTTGAAGTTACCGGGCAAACCCTCGAAGAAGCTATCGACAATGCCGCTGTAGAGCTCGGCTTACGCCGCTCACTTATAGATTATGAAATTTTACAAAAGGGTGCTTCCGGGTTTTTTGTTTTAAACCCTAAAGAGTGGAAAATCCGCGCCTACGAAGTACACAAAATACATAAACCCAATGCCGAATCGGAAACCGCAGCAGGCATAAGCGCTGAAGAGCAAGCAGAAGAGAATATCAATAAAGACGGAGCCGCGTACGTATTCTGTGCTCCGGACGGTGTATTCCTTAAAGTTACGCCGCCCACCGGTAGCGGTAGAAAAATAGCCCTTGCCGATGTTGTGGAAAAAATACGCGACAGAAATCTTGCTATTCCGCCGGATGAAATTTTACGGCCGATTGTCAAGGAATGTGCCGATGAGTACGTCAGAATCGGGCATTACGAATATCTGCCCGGTAATGATGCGCTGATGTCCGTCGAAATCAGCGATGATGAAATGAAGGCGTATCTCTTTGTATCACCCCCGATGCCGGGCGGCGCTGACGTTTCGGCGGATATGATTATCACATTCTTATCCAATAACCGCGTTATTTCAGGTGTGAACGAAAAAAGAGTTAAGCAATTCCAAGACAGTCCCGTATACCGCGAGAATTATCTGATTGCGGAAGGAACTGCACCGCAAAAAGGCGCCGATGCTAAGATCCTCTTCAATTTTGAAACCGATAATACGCAGCTTCGCCTCAAAGAAAATACGAGCGGGCAAATTAACTTTAAAGAACTCAACCTTATTCAAAATGTTATTGAAGGACAGCCGCTTGCGCAAAAAGTCCCTGCCGAGGAAGGAAAGAGCGGGAGAACCGTTACCGGAAAATACTTGCCGGCGGCGCCCGGTAAAGATATTGCCATCCCATTGGGAAAAAACACCCGGTTGGCAGAGGATAATTTGACTGTTGTTGCAGAGACAAAAGGACAAGTGCTGCTGATAAAGAATAAGATCAATGTTGAACCGATTATGACGATTGAAGGCAATGTGTCGATCAAAACCGGCAATATTACGTTCCTTGGTACGGTATACGTCAAAGGCAATGTTGACGACGGGTTTGCCGTTAAGGCTGCAGGCAACATCGAGGTAAAAGGCACGGTCGGGAAAGCATCGCTGGATGCGGAAGGAGATATCGTCGTTAGTCAGGGTATTGCCGGAAAAGAAGGCGGGCATATCCGAGCCGGTAAGTCGATATGGTCTAAATTTATCCAAAATATCGAGTTGGTAGAAGCAGGAGATATGGTTATCGTATCGGACGGTATTTTGAACTCAAAGATCATTGCAAACCACAAAGTTATTTGCCGCGGAAAACGCGCTGATATCATCGGCAGTCAAGTAACCGCATGCGAAGGTGTATATGCCCGAAACCTCGGCAGCCCTGCAGGCGGTTCCGATACGGTTATCAGCGTCGGCTTCGATCCGCGCAGTAAAGAACGGTTGGTCATATTAGAGAAAAATCTGCTTGCCGCCGAAAAAAATCTCACTGCCTTAAAATTGGATGTAAAATCGCTCGAAGGCCAAAAAAAGATTCTCAAAGAGCTTTCCGAAGAAAAAGAAGCATTGCTTAAAAAGAAAAAAGAGCTGCGGTATATCAGTGAAACGGAAATTAAAGAACTGCGGAACGAAATAGAACGGATACGGGATTACCTTGCTGCGCTTAAAACGGATGGCCGCGTTTCGGTTTCCGGAAATATTTATACCGGTGTCCGGATTGTTATTAAAGATATTATCGAAGATGTGCGGGTTGATTGTAAAGCAACAACATTCTTTTTGCAAAACGGTCTTGTGCGATATGGTCCTTATGAAGACTATACCAATGATGAAGACGTAAAAAGGACGCCCAGTGGGTATTCAACCGATTGA
- a CDS encoding DUF6115 domain-containing protein: MFIASLILLCINIILMIIFYRKTSHNFSQNAYRDRIREEVNRLIIDIEHESDHAVTILEDKIQQIEKLLSDTDKHIALVEQEHEKWNAQKEFLERYRNPNQKEAEVSADTKKNTVMIYKKPIGMPEAATHASPLLNPREQVIELARQGFSIDFIAEKVDLPLGEIALILSIDG, from the coding sequence ATGTTTATTGCTTCTTTGATACTTCTCTGTATTAATATTATTTTGATGATTATTTTCTATCGGAAGACATCGCATAATTTTTCGCAAAATGCGTACCGGGATCGCATTCGGGAAGAAGTTAATCGGCTGATTATCGATATTGAACATGAATCGGATCATGCGGTAACGATACTTGAAGATAAAATTCAACAGATAGAAAAATTGCTTTCGGACACGGATAAACATATCGCCCTCGTTGAACAGGAACATGAAAAATGGAATGCACAAAAAGAGTTTCTGGAGCGCTACCGAAATCCTAATCAAAAAGAAGCTGAAGTGTCTGCCGATACGAAAAAAAATACCGTGATGATCTATAAAAAACCGATCGGTATGCCCGAAGCGGCGACACACGCTTCTCCGCTTTTAAACCCGCGGGAACAGGTTATCGAACTTGCACGCCAAGGCTTCTCGATTGACTTTATTGCCGAAAAGGTCGACCTGCCCCTCGGCGAAATTGCCCTTATTCTCTCTATAGACGGATAA
- a CDS encoding TatD family hydrolase encodes MYIDAHLHPADYLDCCAASGSTGILDGQFAQPVSLCCSAHDHTEYERHRSLFKHGLCDSSDSHTSTQRILFSFGIHPQNPVMDEAEFLYRLLETRQIHAIGECGFDLFNDEYKQLLPMQQTVWDMQLRWAHNFQLPVVIHCRKALPLIFDSVPRLKKLPAVIFHGWGGSPQEASAFLKKGVNAYFSLGKAVLRGQKSVCAMAASFDSTRILTETDAPYMRLKAEEYSHPRDIIAVTAQCAKLRYAGTGTLQPAGSDAVRRTGIIKQYESCTVSLAEINISDTVVKEFSDMIVRNFNCAFGLSV; translated from the coding sequence ATGTACATCGACGCCCATCTTCACCCTGCAGATTATCTCGATTGCTGCGCCGCTTCCGGCAGCACGGGTATTTTAGACGGACAGTTTGCTCAACCGGTGTCGCTTTGTTGTTCGGCGCATGATCATACCGAATATGAGCGGCACCGCAGTCTTTTTAAACACGGTTTATGCGATAGCTCCGATTCACATACGAGTACACAGCGCATACTTTTTTCCTTCGGTATCCATCCTCAAAATCCGGTAATGGATGAAGCCGAGTTTTTATACCGCCTTTTGGAAACACGGCAAATCCACGCAATTGGAGAATGCGGATTCGATCTTTTTAATGATGAGTATAAACAACTCTTGCCGATGCAGCAAACAGTATGGGATATGCAATTACGATGGGCACACAACTTTCAGCTGCCGGTGGTGATTCATTGCCGGAAAGCGCTGCCGCTCATATTTGATTCGGTACCTCGGTTAAAAAAACTGCCGGCGGTTATCTTCCACGGCTGGGGAGGCAGTCCTCAAGAGGCGTCGGCATTTCTCAAAAAAGGCGTCAACGCCTATTTTTCGCTCGGCAAGGCAGTACTCCGCGGGCAGAAATCCGTATGCGCAATGGCTGCCTCATTCGATAGTACCCGCATTCTAACGGAGACGGATGCGCCGTATATGAGGCTCAAAGCCGAAGAATACTCCCATCCCCGCGATATTATAGCGGTTACGGCGCAATGTGCAAAACTCCGGTACGCAGGAACCGGTACGCTGCAACCAGCCGGCTCCGATGCGGTAAGGCGGACAGGCATTATCAAACAGTATGAATCGTGCACGGTTTCGCTCGCGGAAATCAACATATCCGATACTGTTGTAAAAGAATTTAGCGATATGATTGTGCGGAATTTTAATTGCGCGTTCGGATTATCCGTTTAA
- a CDS encoding FIST signal transduction protein, with protein MLKVQTASSNTPDAALAGKECAQKIKHALHDPKLVFVYSGVSYNQQALLKAIGEELPGVPLIGNTSFSGVVTQDGFVTGEKGYVGMMALSGTDLTVGTAGMAKSGTARETGRNLAKQALAAAGKQEAPAYMYMVAPPGEEEHYLKGVSDVVGRVPLFGGSAADNTLSGEWKLFTDKTITGGGAAVAFFYTKAGFANKYTGGYKETGKYGVITKVAKERTLVEINGKPAIEQYREWTGASAKDTEGGNLLVRSITNPLGVKDPLGDLIAVRHPMNGNDDGSIAVGNNLAIGTAIALLESDTDGLIKAVSTALADLKAKMKVPVAGFHLVHCGGRRIGIGDRINELTAAIKKEVGAIPFIVEFTFGEYGYEDDGRNTCGGLMLSFTAFGEK; from the coding sequence ATGTTAAAAGTACAAACTGCGAGCAGCAATACTCCAGATGCGGCTCTGGCAGGCAAGGAATGCGCACAGAAAATAAAGCATGCGCTACACGATCCGAAGCTTGTGTTTGTATACAGCGGTGTGTCGTATAACCAGCAGGCTTTGTTAAAAGCGATTGGTGAAGAACTTCCGGGTGTACCGTTAATCGGAAATACATCATTTTCCGGTGTCGTTACGCAGGACGGTTTTGTAACCGGCGAAAAAGGCTATGTCGGAATGATGGCGCTGTCCGGTACCGATTTGACGGTCGGAACGGCAGGGATGGCAAAAAGCGGAACTGCCCGCGAAACGGGGCGAAACCTTGCAAAACAGGCTCTCGCTGCCGCCGGTAAACAGGAAGCGCCTGCATATATGTACATGGTCGCTCCCCCGGGCGAAGAAGAGCACTATTTGAAAGGCGTTTCCGATGTCGTAGGCAGAGTTCCTCTTTTCGGAGGCAGCGCGGCGGACAATACGCTTTCAGGTGAATGGAAGCTCTTTACAGACAAAACGATAACCGGCGGAGGTGCGGCTGTTGCCTTTTTCTATACAAAAGCCGGTTTCGCAAACAAATATACCGGCGGCTACAAAGAGACCGGTAAATACGGTGTCATCACCAAAGTAGCAAAAGAACGGACACTTGTGGAAATCAACGGAAAGCCGGCCATTGAGCAGTACCGCGAGTGGACGGGAGCAAGCGCAAAAGACACGGAGGGAGGTAATCTGCTGGTGCGTTCAATCACAAACCCCCTTGGTGTAAAAGATCCCTTAGGTGATTTGATTGCGGTACGCCATCCGATGAACGGCAATGATGACGGTTCAATCGCGGTAGGAAACAATTTGGCAATCGGAACAGCGATTGCGCTCCTCGAAAGCGATACCGATGGTTTAATAAAAGCCGTAAGTACAGCTCTTGCCGACTTAAAGGCAAAGATGAAAGTACCGGTAGCCGGTTTCCACTTGGTTCACTGCGGCGGCAGACGGATCGGTATCGGCGACCGAATAAACGAATTGACAGCGGCAATTAAAAAAGAAGTGGGGGCAATTCCGTTTATCGTTGAATTTACATTCGGCGAATACGGCTACGAAGACGACGGACGCAATACGTGTGGCGGTCTTATGCTGTCCTTTACGGCGTTCGGCGAAAAGTAA
- a CDS encoding aldehyde dehydrogenase family protein produces MKMIINGKKTDSTSGQTFGVIAPATGKVIDSVPRANEKDLDLAITAAVRGQKEWAKVPVFKRAEVLYKFLSFVQNAHEDLARLLSSENGKPITEARAEIGNVTIGFSGFIERAKHFYGTIIPQGTEAGQQTTMQMVLREPVGVVVCIIPFNFPCDLFDQKVAPALMMGNSALVLPSSDNPLTLMRLTELLVQAGVPDGAIQCVTAPGSVKSYAVSDKRVGLVTLTGSTEVGIDSAIKAAANLTHTALELGGNDAFIVLDDGDVDLAVEELVWGRMYNTGQVCCASKRFIIHNSLKEEFAKKTVARIKQLKFGDPAEEDTKIACLISEKAAIQVEKQVQKTVEQGGKIVLGGKRNGAFYEPTVIVDVPKTADVAKDMEIFGPVVPIIGFDTDDEAIEIANNSIFGLSSCVFSRSQKRAFKVANAMEAGEAVINGASFYRSFEMPFGGWKHSGIGTEGVMSTFNEMTKVKTVVLKNIIEA; encoded by the coding sequence ATGAAGATGATTATCAATGGAAAAAAGACGGACAGCACAAGCGGCCAAACTTTTGGCGTAATCGCGCCTGCAACCGGTAAAGTGATTGACAGCGTACCGCGAGCAAACGAAAAAGATTTGGATTTGGCCATTACGGCTGCCGTTCGCGGGCAAAAAGAATGGGCAAAAGTGCCTGTGTTTAAGCGTGCCGAAGTGTTGTATAAATTCCTGAGCTTCGTGCAAAATGCGCATGAAGATTTGGCTCGGCTGCTATCGAGCGAAAACGGAAAGCCCATAACCGAAGCGCGTGCTGAAATCGGGAATGTTACGATCGGCTTTAGCGGATTTATTGAACGCGCAAAGCATTTTTACGGTACGATTATTCCACAGGGAACGGAAGCAGGACAGCAGACAACAATGCAGATGGTACTCAGAGAACCGGTCGGCGTTGTCGTGTGTATCATCCCGTTCAATTTCCCGTGCGATCTATTCGATCAAAAAGTAGCTCCCGCGTTGATGATGGGAAACTCCGCGCTCGTACTTCCTTCATCGGATAACCCGCTGACACTGATGCGGCTGACTGAGCTGCTTGTTCAAGCAGGTGTGCCCGACGGCGCCATTCAATGCGTTACGGCTCCCGGATCAGTTAAAAGCTATGCTGTTTCCGACAAGCGGGTCGGCTTGGTTACGCTGACGGGAAGCACTGAAGTCGGTATCGATTCGGCAATCAAAGCTGCAGCAAATCTTACGCATACGGCCTTGGAGTTGGGTGGAAACGATGCGTTTATTGTGCTGGATGACGGCGATGTCGATTTAGCGGTCGAGGAGCTGGTATGGGGACGCATGTACAATACCGGACAGGTATGCTGCGCAAGTAAGCGCTTTATCATTCACAACTCGTTAAAAGAAGAGTTTGCGAAAAAAACCGTTGCCAGAATCAAGCAGCTGAAATTCGGTGATCCTGCCGAAGAAGATACGAAAATTGCCTGTCTTATCAGCGAAAAAGCGGCAATACAGGTTGAAAAACAAGTGCAAAAGACAGTCGAGCAGGGCGGAAAAATTGTGCTGGGCGGAAAACGCAACGGTGCTTTCTATGAGCCGACCGTCATCGTAGATGTTCCCAAAACAGCTGACGTTGCAAAAGATATGGAAATATTCGGGCCTGTCGTACCGATTATCGGATTTGACACCGACGACGAAGCAATCGAAATTGCCAACAATTCCATATTCGGCTTGTCGAGCTGCGTATTCTCACGCAGTCAAAAACGCGCATTTAAAGTTGCGAATGCGATGGAAGCAGGCGAAGCGGTTATCAACGGTGCAAGTTTTTATCGCTCATTCGAAATGCCCTTTGGCGGTTGGAAGCACAGCGGTATCGGCACGGAAGGCGTTATGTCTACGTTCAATGAAATGACGAAGGTAAAAACAGTTGTATTAAAAAATATTATTGAAGCATAA